From the Drosophila simulans strain w501 chromosome 2L, Prin_Dsim_3.1, whole genome shotgun sequence genome, the window aACAATTTCCAAAATACCTACTTAGGACTAATAAAAAGTATCAAAATGGTTCAAGGCATAACAATTAAGTAAGTtcttcatttcaatttcatctCTATATAGCACTTGGTGGGGAGTACAGCAAGAGAGGgcctgtatgtgtgtgggttgtGTGCTTAAGGGGTGTCCTATTGCAAACTGCATATTGCACCGTTCGTTATTCTTCTAGTAACCAGTCTCTGGCTCCTGTTTAAGTGTCATGCGACAGGGTTCTGAAatagtatataaaatatattattgaaaTGTATTCTAGCTTCGAATCACTATGCTACGCACCTATTCCGTAACCAGCGGGTGCGGTTAGCAGCTCGGGAGCCCGGATCTTCAGTGGAGTTCGTAGCAGTAGCTCCTCGGCGCTGCTGCCCTCGCTTCGGTTGTACTCGTTGAGCGTAATATCAGCAGGATTGCGCAGACCCAATCCGCCACCACCGCTGGACACTTCGGCCGGCGAGGCTACCGCTCTTTGGTAGGGATGCATCCTCTGGGGACTGTGCTGTGTTGGCAGCGGTCCGGACCGACTGCCATTGTAGTGCTTTACGGGCATGTCCAAGTAGGAGCTCtcctgttgttgctgatgcgtcgcatgttgctgatgctgatgttgTGACTTGGGGCTGTTGAGCGGAGGAGAGATCGAGGCTGGAGCTACGGATGCGGGTgcagaggaggaggacgagacGGCCGCAgcggctgccgctgcagtGCTGGCCGCGTAGGCCCGGAAGGAATCATCCGCACTGTTCGCCTCGATAAGAGCCTGGATGTGCTGCACCTCCAGGTCCAGACTATGCGAGCCAGGACCACCAGACGTGGCCAGCGAGTCCAGAGAGGAGTTAACTTGACTACCGCCCTCCATGTTGCCTGTGTGGGTGGGACTCTGGTAGTCATTCGACTGATTTGGCGGCGAAAGCGGCAGAGGATTGTCAGCCAACTCTCCTGTTAACGTAtgcgaaaacaataaatcaataaattgttCCACACTTATATTTGCAACATTTAAATACTGACCTCCCAACAACATTTCCTGCAGTAATGAATCAATGTGGGCCACTCCAAATATCTTGGCAAACTGGATCTGCTCGATCATCTGCCAGGTAATAGACTGCAGAACCGGCAGTATGAGCAGGATCTCGCCAAAGCGACCGCGCGACTCGTATTGCCGATCTGATATGTAGTCCTCGAGATTATTGAGTATCTGATGCCGAAGCGATTTGATGCGATGCGGTTCATTAAGACCCTTGGCATCTAAAAAGATTTGAAGATCAGATTAATCCTTTGTCACTTTTGTAAATAAGTTTAATATCTTACTGGGATCGAAGAAGACTAGGGCCTTGATGCAAGCGAATTCAGTGTCATCGATACCCACATCCTTCATGACCGTCACCAGTTCATCGATGATGCGGGCGCCGATCCGCGAGATGTCCAAATTCGGCGACACAAGGGGATCTGCCAGAAAAATGATTGCAAAGGTTATACCAATTTCACTTATAGGTTCCGAAAGTATCAAAAACATTACCTGGACAGTGCCTCGTGATCACACAGTTGTTGCTCAGCAGGAGAACATCCTTCAAGTGCATCGAACGACGAGACAGGCCGAGGAGCAAATGCTCGCCAGCATGGGCGCGTAGCAGGGCCACCTGGTCATCCAGCTGCAGCTCGTTAAAGGCCGGAATCTGCTTGGCCCACTCCACCAGggtcagcagctgctgcttcaTCGACTCGCAGACATCGTTGATACTCGCGAACTGCTTGTTGGAGAGGTCCTCGTTAATGTTTGGCTCCATGGCGGCGCCTGCCTTCGACTGGCGCGACTCATTCTCCGCCTTCACCAAGGAGATCACAGACAGCCCATTGCCCGGATCCGGGTCGTCATTGGAGGTGCGGCGGCAGCTAATGCGATCCCGCTCGTTTTGCACCGCCTCCTTCTTCATGCCCGCCTTGAAGCACTTCCTCAGCCGGCAGTAGCGGCACTGATTCCGCTTGTCCTTGTCCACAACGCAGTTGCGCGCAAATCTGTCAAAAGAAGTTAAAGTTTAGTAACGAATGCGTATAGATAGTCGTATTTATGTATTAGATTTAATGTTGATTTAACTAAAGCTTAGAATGTTAACGTTAACGTTAtgaattatacaaattatttctGACCGGCCATTTGTCATTGGGAAAATCTTAATCAGCACATATCTATGTGTACCTGCAAGTGTACTGATGATTTTTCCTGACACTCCTCCTGAAGAATCCTTTGCAACCGTCGCAGCTGGAGGCCCCATAGTGTTTCCCCGTCGCCCGATCTCCACAAATGGCGCAGACTGTCGGtgattgctgttgttgctgctgctgcaattgctgctgaCTGCTGCTGGCCccacttccgcttccgctcAGGTTGTTGTTGGGCGAGAacatgctgttgttgttgttgctgccactgctggcACTTCCGCCTCCTGCGCTGCccgcatttccgtttccgttgcAGAGCGCAAAGTTCTCGCTGCTCTGGTTGCTACTGTTGCTCAACCCCAGCCCACCGCCATTGGGGCTGAGGGCGTGGCCGATCGGACTGTGGGGCTGCGAGGCAGCCGGATAGGCAGAGGCCAGGGCATCCGCGTGCATTATGTGGCTCTCCGATTCTGCAAGGAAAAGCAGGTAACAGAGTTATTTATAAGACGAACAGCTAAAGTTTGTCGTAAGttgtatgaaatatatatctacTACAATAACGTACATATATTCCTGACCCATTAAGTCTTAAACGTTACGAGGGCGGCCTTaaactttaatatatatatatactaaaaagtGAGTAATATAGTATAAACTGTTGAAATACTTCTTGAAGTCATAACCCCACCAGCCCAGTCGAACTAGTTCTACTtctttaaaatggaaaatattctAATCTTCAAATGTAAATCGCTTTGCTGTAAAAGTGTTCCGTCATGGTGAGATCCACAGTTTTGGAGCCGCAGGTGCTGGGCGCACGCACAGTTTTAGAATTTGATCATGCCTACGCAAATTCCTCGCTGAGGTTTTGCAGCAACTGGATATGCCATTTTAAATCCACAGACAATCTTTGCAATCAAAgagcaattaaaaacataCACAGTCCGAAATTTTTCTacactttctttctttttcttttctacaCTAAATAATATGTATTCTTTTagattaatatatttttcatctaaAAGCGTATATGtcaatataaattatttacttatttatttattattatttatttattactttgtTAGTTGTTCTCTTATTTCGATCGCAGCTGTACAACGTACGATACACAGGGGTCATTAAgttggggtttttttttaaaaccaGCGAAAAATCGCGCAATAGCAACAAACAGAAACTGcacaaataacaacaatattaaaaataaaagcaacaactgACCGTCACTGGATGCAGTTCGGCTGGCGCTGCTGTCGCGCCTCCGTCGACGTCGCCCCgccccctcctcctccgccgctgcAACTGC encodes:
- the LOC6731555 gene encoding transcription factor HNF-4 homolog isoform X3, translating into MKHPQDLSVTDGQQLMKVNKVEKMEQEVHDPESESHIMHADALASAYPAASQPHSPIGHALSPNGGGLGLSNSSNQSSENFALCNGNGNAGSAGGGSASSGSNNNNSMFSPNNNLSGSGSGASSSQQQLQQQQQQQSPTVCAICGDRATGKHYGASSCDGCKGFFRRSVRKNHQYTCRFARNCVVDKDKRNQCRYCRLRKCFKAGMKKEAVQNERDRISCRRTSNDDPDPGNGLSVISLVKAENESRQSKAGAAMEPNINEDLSNKQFASINDVCESMKQQLLTLVEWAKQIPAFNELQLDDQVALLRAHAGEHLLLGLSRRSMHLKDVLLLSNNCVITRHCPDPLVSPNLDISRIGARIIDELVTVMKDVGIDDTEFACIKALVFFDPNAKGLNEPHRIKSLRHQILNNLEDYISDRQYESRGRFGEILLILPVLQSITWQMIEQIQFAKIFGVAHIDSLLQEMLLGGELADNPLPLSPPNQSNDYQSPTHTGNMEGGSQVNSSLDSLATSGGPGSHSLDLEVQHIQALIEANSADDSFRAYAASTAAAAAAAVSSSSSAPASVAPASISPPLNSPKSQHQHQQHATHQQQQESSYLDMPVKHYNGSRSGPLPTQHSPQRMHPYQRAVASPAEVSSGGGGLGLRNPADITLNEYNRSEGSSAEELLLRTPLKIRAPELLTAPAGYGIEPCRMTLKQEPETGY
- the LOC6731555 gene encoding transcription factor HNF-4 homolog isoform X1; translated protein: MVRKSGRVKISSRDRIAVGNILLRGKVGGGRVAVAAAEEEGAGRRRRRRDSSASRTASSDESESHIMHADALASAYPAASQPHSPIGHALSPNGGGLGLSNSSNQSSENFALCNGNGNAGSAGGGSASSGSNNNNSMFSPNNNLSGSGSGASSSQQQLQQQQQQQSPTVCAICGDRATGKHYGASSCDGCKGFFRRSVRKNHQYTCRFARNCVVDKDKRNQCRYCRLRKCFKAGMKKEAVQNERDRISCRRTSNDDPDPGNGLSVISLVKAENESRQSKAGAAMEPNINEDLSNKQFASINDVCESMKQQLLTLVEWAKQIPAFNELQLDDQVALLRAHAGEHLLLGLSRRSMHLKDVLLLSNNCVITRHCPDPLVSPNLDISRIGARIIDELVTVMKDVGIDDTEFACIKALVFFDPNAKGLNEPHRIKSLRHQILNNLEDYISDRQYESRGRFGEILLILPVLQSITWQMIEQIQFAKIFGVAHIDSLLQEMLLGGELADNPLPLSPPNQSNDYQSPTHTGNMEGGSQVNSSLDSLATSGGPGSHSLDLEVQHIQALIEANSADDSFRAYAASTAAAAAAAVSSSSSAPASVAPASISPPLNSPKSQHQHQQHATHQQQQESSYLDMPVKHYNGSRSGPLPTQHSPQRMHPYQRAVASPAEVSSGGGGLGLRNPADITLNEYNRSEGSSAEELLLRTPLKIRAPELLTAPAGYGIEPCRMTLKQEPETGY
- the LOC6731555 gene encoding transcription factor HNF-4 homolog isoform X2, with translation MYASMLPSLLNMKTENLTNSSYDDAFLLEENLLHIMESESHIMHADALASAYPAASQPHSPIGHALSPNGGGLGLSNSSNQSSENFALCNGNGNAGSAGGGSASSGSNNNNSMFSPNNNLSGSGSGASSSQQQLQQQQQQQSPTVCAICGDRATGKHYGASSCDGCKGFFRRSVRKNHQYTCRFARNCVVDKDKRNQCRYCRLRKCFKAGMKKEAVQNERDRISCRRTSNDDPDPGNGLSVISLVKAENESRQSKAGAAMEPNINEDLSNKQFASINDVCESMKQQLLTLVEWAKQIPAFNELQLDDQVALLRAHAGEHLLLGLSRRSMHLKDVLLLSNNCVITRHCPDPLVSPNLDISRIGARIIDELVTVMKDVGIDDTEFACIKALVFFDPNAKGLNEPHRIKSLRHQILNNLEDYISDRQYESRGRFGEILLILPVLQSITWQMIEQIQFAKIFGVAHIDSLLQEMLLGGELADNPLPLSPPNQSNDYQSPTHTGNMEGGSQVNSSLDSLATSGGPGSHSLDLEVQHIQALIEANSADDSFRAYAASTAAAAAAAVSSSSSAPASVAPASISPPLNSPKSQHQHQQHATHQQQQESSYLDMPVKHYNGSRSGPLPTQHSPQRMHPYQRAVASPAEVSSGGGGLGLRNPADITLNEYNRSEGSSAEELLLRTPLKIRAPELLTAPAGYGIEPCRMTLKQEPETGY